The genomic stretch AAATAGGCTAGGTTTGTGAGATGCAAGTCTTTGTTCTTAAATTCGTACTCGGGATAATCCTCTTAACAATCTTAATAATGCAGAGTTACAGTTTATATTGTCTTGTATACTTGCTGAGATTCTTCGTTTTGGTGACAGTGAATTCTGTAAAGAAGGGTGGAATGCAAAAACAATTGATGAGGTGAAATACAAGAGTTTTTCAAGCTAGTTCTGATTTTCTCTCCTCTCACTAACAGACCTAATGTTGTGTAATGTTTACTTAATGCTTTTTGACTCGTGTGTGGTTCGTTGTCGTTGTTCTGAATTTTCCTTTAATTAACCGAGTGCTGTATGTTTTTTGGTTTTGGTTTTCCTTGTAATCTGTATCATTTGTTTCCCATTCTAATCAATAGATTTAGCAGCTCTCCTGCCAACACTTAAAAAAAGTGCCCGTGTTGTAATCGCCAAACATTATATTGGCGATAAGggaagattttttttgtttttgaaacaAAAAGGTTGATAAGGGAAGATCTTGAAATAGCACCCAACATTTATTTTTGAAATATCTTGCAGATTTTTATTGGAAACGGGTGATACAAATCATTTCGCCCGCAGAAAATAGAATAATTAGTACATGGCAAGCGTGGCACGTCCATTGGTTAAGACCGCCTGAAGTTTGCGGCGATGTGCTCCACGGTATGCTTATCCGTGAGGAGCGTTTTGGCGAGGAGATCGTCCGGGAGCGCCCCGGCGAAGAGCGCGTCGCCGAGGAGCACCAGGCCGGGGTTCTGGCTGCTGAGCGTTGCGTAGATGGCGGCGGGCGCGGTGCCGTTGTTGTAGAGGAAATGCACGAGGCCCTGCGGGACGGCGAAGACGTCGCCCTTGCGGAGCACCTTGGCGAAGAGCTTGTTGTCCGGGTAGGAGGAGAGGAAGCCGAAGTAGACGGAGCCCTCGAGCACGACGGCCGTCTCGGCGGCCCTGGGGTGGTAGTGCGGCGGGAAGACGCCCCCCGGCGCGACGTCGACGCGGGCGTGAGACTGGCCCAGGGTGTTGAGGCCCGGGATGGGCACGGACAGCGCCGAGAACCCGTAGCGCTTGCTGGTCGTGCCGCCCGGCttgtcgacgccggagaagaagaagtcgtcGGGTACCACGGCCG from Lolium rigidum isolate FL_2022 chromosome 4, APGP_CSIRO_Lrig_0.1, whole genome shotgun sequence encodes the following:
- the LOC124706041 gene encoding germin-like protein 5-1 gives rise to the protein MAAMWLLVATLVALGSGRGDAFDPNPLQDFCVADTTSKVRVNGLSCKDPAAVVPDDFFFSGVDKPGGTTSKRYGFSALSVPIPGLNTLGQSHARVDVAPGGVFPPHYHPRAAETAVVLEGSVYFGFLSSYPDNKLFAKVLRKGDVFAVPQGLVHFLYNNGTAPAAIYATLSSQNPGLVLLGDALFAGALPDDLLAKTLLTDKHTVEHIAANFRRS